The window CCTCTCCGGCGGCGAGCGGCGCCGCGTGGCCCTGGGTCGCGCCCTGCTCAGCGCGCCGCGGCTGCTGCTCCTCGACGAGCCGCTGGCCGGCCTGGACGTGGAGGTCCAGCGCCGTGTCCTTCCCTACCTGGCCCGCACGGTGGAGGCCTTCGGCCTGCCCATGCTCTACGTCTCCCACTCCTCCCGCGAGCTGCTGGCCCTCGCCGAGCAGGCCGTGCTGCTGGCCGGAGGCCGCGTGGTGGCCACGGGAACCCCCGCCGCGCTCTTCGCCGAGGATGGCCCCGCCGGGTCGCTCGCGCTCTATTGACGGTCCAGGAACAAAGTCCTACTGTGGGCCGAACCGCGGCGGCCCCCGAGGCGCGCCCGCCTTCGTGACCGTGCAAGGAGATGGGACATGACATTCCAGGAGAAGCTCGCCGCTTTGCTCAAGGAGCGCGGCCAGGCCGTCCACCACAACATCCCCCGGGCCAAGCTGATCCGGGCCGCTCTCGACAACCACGAGGCCGTGGCCGCCGCCTGCGGCGCGCTCGTCACCTGGACGCCCCCCGAGTCCACGGGCCGCAGCCCCAAGGACACCATGGTGGTGCGCCGTCCCGAGAGCGAGGCGAGCATCGACTGGAGCGCGGCGAACAACATCCCGCTGGATCCGGAGACCATGGACATGGTCCTCGAGGACGCGCTCGCCGCCTTCAAGCGCCTGCCCCGCGTCTACGCGGTGGACCGCCTGGTGGGCGCCGACCCGGCCTACACGCTGCCCGTCAACATGGTGAGCAGCCACGCGCTGCACTCGGTCTTCGCCGACAACATGTTCCGCCCCTGGGACGAGAAGGCCGTGTCCCAGAGCATCTTCAAGGAGCGCCCCTTCACGCTGATCGCGCTGCCCTACGAGAAGCTCGATCCCAAGCGCTACGAGGGCCGCCTGCGCGTGGACCCGAAGCTCGGCCACACCAGCACCATGCTGGTCGCCATGGACTTCGACCGCCGCATCGGCGTGGTCTACGGCTCGGCCTACTGCGGCAGCTGCAAGAAGCTCATCTTCACGGTGATGAACTACGTCCTGCCGCCCGAGGGCATCCTGCCGCTGCACTGCAGCGCCAACGAGGGGCCGAAGGGGGACAGCGCGCTGCTGCTCGGCCTGTCCGGCACCGGCAAGACCACCCTCTCGGCCGACCCAACCCGCGCCCTGCTGGGCGACGACGAGCACGGCTGGAGCGACACCGGCATCGCCAACTTCGAGAACGGCTGCTACGCCAAGCTGATCGATCTCAACCCGGCCAAGGAGCCCGAGATCTACAAGGCCTGCTTCCACCAGGCCGAGCCAGAGCAACATGGGGCTGTAATCGAGAACACCATGATGTGGCCCGACGGCAGCTTCGATCTCTACGACGACCGCCTCACGCCCAACAGCCGCGGCAGCTACCCGCTCTCCTACCTGAGCAACATCAAGCCCAGCTCGATGGCGGGACATCCGAAGACCATCCTCTTCCTCACGGCCGACGCCAACGGCGTCATCCCGCCGGTGAGCAAGCTCACCCGCGAGCAGGCCATGCTCTGGTTCCTCATGGGCTACACCAGCAAGCTGGCCGGCACCGAGACCGGCATCGTCGACCCCGTGAGCACCTTCTCGCGCTTCTTCGGCGCGCCCTTCATGCCCCGCAACCCGGACGACTACGCGTCCATGCTGGGCAAGAAGATGGACGAGCACGGCACCAGCGTCTTCCTGGTGAACACCGGCTGGTCGGGCGGCGCCTACGGCGAGGGGCACCGCATGGACCTGCCCCTGACCCGCCGCATGGTCAACGCCGCGCTGGCGGGCGAGCTGGACGGCGTGGACTACGACGCGGATCCCGTCTTCAAGGTGCTCGTGCCGAAGACCTGCCCCGGCGTCGAGGACACCGCCATGCTCAAGCCCGTGAACACCTGGAAGGACAAGCAGGCCTTCACGGCTCGCGCGCAGAAGCTGGCGGGCGAGTTCGCCGCCCACTTCGACAAGGCCTACGGGGACAAGGGCATCGACCCGGCCGTCGCCGCGGCCTGCCCCGGGAAGTAGGTCCACCGTGGCCCGCTCCGCTCGCCGCGCCGTCGCGATCGCCGTCGCCGCCCTGCTCGGGGCGATGGCGGCCGCGCCGGCGTGGGCGCGGGACGGACGCGAGGACCTCCGCGCGCCGAGCGATCCCCTCCGCTCGAGTCTGGCGCTCGGCTTCGGCGTCCTCAGCCTCGACAACGACGCCCTCGCCGAGTTCTTCAGCCAGCGCGAGCTCAACCTCTGGAGCCTGCGCTACGACTACCGCGTCTGGGGGCCGTTCCGCCTCGGCGCGCGCGTCGACGCCAGCCAGAAGAGCCGGCGGGCGATGGACGTCTCCCTGGGCAGCGAGGCCTACCCGGTCCGCTACACCTTCAGCGCCTTCACGGCCTTCGGCGAGCTTCTGCTGCGCACCCAGCTGCCGCAGGTCGGTCCGCTGCGGCCCCACGTGTCGGCGGGGCTGCTGCTGAGCCGCATCCACGCCGAGAGCAGCGGTTACAGCAACGGCTACGACGCCGATTGGCAGGGCTACAGCCCCGCCACCGAGATCGTGAAATACGGCCACGGCTGGCGGGCGGGCCTCGGCCTGCGCCTGCCGATCTGGGCCAACGTGCAGCTGGTGGCCGAAGCCAGCCGGCAGGAGCTCGACGTCTACGACGCCCCCGCCGACCACGATCCCCCCGTCGGCCGCTGGGACCACAGCGGGCAGGCCCTGAGCCTCGGCCTGCAGCAGCGCTTCTAGTCCCTCGCTTGTCCCCTTCCGGCCCTCCTGGTATGATTTGCGGGTCGACGCACGCCCGGCCAAGACGGCCGCCCGGCCGCCCAAGGAGT of the Candidatus Latescibacterota bacterium genome contains:
- a CDS encoding phosphoenolpyruvate carboxykinase (ATP), giving the protein MTFQEKLAALLKERGQAVHHNIPRAKLIRAALDNHEAVAAACGALVTWTPPESTGRSPKDTMVVRRPESEASIDWSAANNIPLDPETMDMVLEDALAAFKRLPRVYAVDRLVGADPAYTLPVNMVSSHALHSVFADNMFRPWDEKAVSQSIFKERPFTLIALPYEKLDPKRYEGRLRVDPKLGHTSTMLVAMDFDRRIGVVYGSAYCGSCKKLIFTVMNYVLPPEGILPLHCSANEGPKGDSALLLGLSGTGKTTLSADPTRALLGDDEHGWSDTGIANFENGCYAKLIDLNPAKEPEIYKACFHQAEPEQHGAVIENTMMWPDGSFDLYDDRLTPNSRGSYPLSYLSNIKPSSMAGHPKTILFLTADANGVIPPVSKLTREQAMLWFLMGYTSKLAGTETGIVDPVSTFSRFFGAPFMPRNPDDYASMLGKKMDEHGTSVFLVNTGWSGGAYGEGHRMDLPLTRRMVNAALAGELDGVDYDADPVFKVLVPKTCPGVEDTAMLKPVNTWKDKQAFTARAQKLAGEFAAHFDKAYGDKGIDPAVAAACPGK